Proteins co-encoded in one Bos taurus isolate L1 Dominette 01449 registration number 42190680 breed Hereford chromosome X, ARS-UCD2.0, whole genome shotgun sequence genomic window:
- the LOC100847713 gene encoding EKC/KEOPS complex subunit LAGE3-like: MESDTHSGGASRPADEDPGAVEFATGTAQGSCSEPGGAGGQDDPRDPACPDSSVSRGVHGGARVLAGPRSPSAAGESGGAAGAIPQIPGPSHAPGPGEGAAPGAAVLSNRILQLSLSVPFSSHAEADLARHFLTTRTQLRGRIRKELYVNGRMMVLRLTAEDPGLLQRSIGFCLEQLSLVIRSLQHYGAPVSRHGRGV; encoded by the exons ATGGAGTCCGACACGCACAGTGGAGGAGCCAGCAGGCCAGCAGATGAAGACCCAGGTGCCGTGGAATTTGCAACGGGCACAGCACAGGGCAGCTGCAGCGAGCCGGGTGGCGCTGGTGGCCAGGATGACCCTAGAGACCCAGCTTGCCCTGATTCCTCTGTGAGTCGTGGAGTTCATGGAGGCGCTCGTGTCCTGGCTGGTCCCAGAAGCCCCAGCGCTGCAGGAGAGTCAGGTGGTGCAGCCGGCGCCATTCCGCAGATCCCGGGGCCATCACACGCTCCAGGGCCTGGTGAAGGCGCTGCACCTGGAGCTGCAGTTCTGAGTAACCGAATCCTCCAGTT AAGCCTCAGTGTGCCTTTCTCATCACACGCGGAAGCGGACCTTGCCCGCCACTTCCTGACTACACGTACTCAGTTGCGAGGGCGGATTCGGAAGGAGCTCTACGTTAATGGCCGCATGATGGTTCT CCGATTGACTGCTGAAGACCCTGGCCTGCTCCAGAGGTCCATCGGTTTCTGTCTGGAGCAGCTTTCCCTGGTGATACGGTCCTTGCAGCACTATGGGGCCCCCGTTTCTCGGCACGGAAGAGGGGTTTAA
- the LOC112445106 gene encoding cancer/testis antigen 1-like produces the protein MKFQQGASIAREPAVIMGTNARWEPIEKQDQGWGRGFKMESDAHGGGASSPADEDPGAVEFATGTAQGSCSKPGGAGGQDDPRDPACPGYAVSRRVHGGARVLAGPRSPSAAGESGGAAGAIPQIPGPSHAPGPGEGAAPGAAVLSNRILQLSLSVPFSSHAEADLARHFLTTRTQLRGRIRKELYVNGRMMVLRLTAEDPGLLQNSIVFCLEQLSLVMRSLQDYGAPVSRHRRGV, from the exons ATGAAATTTCAGCAGGGGGCGTCCATTGCCCGAGAGCCTGCAGTCATCATGGGAACGAATGCTCGGTGGGAACCAATCGAGAAGCAGGACCAGG GTTGGGGGAGAGGGTTCAAGATGGAGTCTGACGCGCACGGTGGAGGAGCCAGCAGTCCAGCAGATGAAGACCCAGGTGCCGTGGAATTTGCAACGGGCACAGCACAGGGCAGCTGCAGCAAGCCTGGTGGCGCTGGTGGCCAGGATGACCCTAGAGACCCAGCTTGCCCTGGTTACGCCGTGAGTCGTAGAGTTCATGGAGGCGCTCGTGTCCTGGCTGGTCCCAGAAGCCCCAGCGCTGCAGGAGAGTCAGGTGGCGCAGCCGGCGCCATTCCGCAGATCCCGGGGCCATCACACGCTCCAGGGCCTGGTGAAGGCGCTGCACCTGGAGCTGCAGTTCTGAGTAACCGAATCCTCCAGTT AAGCCTCAGTGTGCCTTTCTCATCACACGCGGAAGCGGACCTTGCCCGCCACTTCCTGACTACACGTACTCAATTGCGAGGGCGGATTCGGAAGGAGCTCTACGTTAATGGCCGCATGATGGTTCT CCGATTGACTGCTGAAGACCCTGGCCTGCTCCAGAACTCCATCGTCTTCTGTCTGGAGCAGCTTTCCCTGGTGATGCGGTCCTTGCAGGACTATGGGGCCCCCGTTTCTCGGCACAGAAGAGGGGTTTAA
- the LOC112445100 gene encoding EKC/KEOPS complex subunit LAGE3-like: protein MESDTHSGGASRPADEDPGAVEFATGTAQGSCSEPGGAGGQDDPRDPACPDSSVSRGVHGGARVLAGPRSPSAAGESGGAAGAIPQIPGPSHAPGPGEGAAPGAAVLSNRILQLSLSVPFSSHAEADLARHFLTTRTQLRGRIRKELYVNGRMMVLRLTAEDPGLLQRSIGFCLEQLSLVIRSLQHYGAPVSRHGRGV, encoded by the exons ATGGAGTCCGACACGCACAGTGGAGGAGCCAGCAGGCCAGCAGATGAAGACCCAGGTGCCGTGGAATTTGCAACGGGCACAGCACAGGGCAGCTGCAGCGAGCCGGGTGGCGCTGGTGGCCAGGATGACCCTAGAGACCCAGCTTGCCCTGATTCCTCTGTGAGTCGTGGAGTTCATGGAGGCGCTCGTGTCCTGGCTGGTCCCAGAAGCCCCAGCGCTGCAGGAGAGTCAGGTGGCGCAGCCGGCGCCATTCCGCAGATCCCGGGGCCATCACACGCTCCAGGGCCTGGTGAAGGCGCTGCACCTGGAGCTGCAGTTCTGAGTAACCGAATCCTCCAGTT AAGCCTCAGTGTGCCTTTCTCATCACACGCGGAAGCGGACCTTGCCCGCCACTTCCTGACTACACGTACTCAATTGCGAGGGCGGATTCGGAAGGAGCTCTACGTTAATGGCCGCATGATGGTTCT CCGATTGACTGCTGAAGACCCTGGCCTGCTCCAGAGGTCCATCGGTTTCTGTCTGGAGCAGCTTTCCCTGGTGATACGGTCCTTGCAGCACTATGGGGCCCCCGTTTCTCGGCACGGAAGAGGGGTTTAA
- the LOC112445067 gene encoding EKC/KEOPS complex subunit LAGE3-like, with protein sequence MKFQQGASIAREPAVIMGTNARWEPIEKQDQGWGRGFKMESDAHGGGASSPADEDPGAVEFATGTAQGSCSKPGGAGGQDDPRDPACPGYAVSRGVHGGARVLAGPRSPSAAGESGGAAGAIPQIPGPSHAPGPGEGAAPGAAVLSNRILQLSLSVPFSSHAEADLARHFLTTRTQLRGRIRKELYVNGRMMVLRLTAEDPGLLQNSIVFCLEQLSLVMRSLQDYGAPVSRHRRGV encoded by the exons ATGAAATTTCAGCAGGGGGCGTCCATTGCCCGAGAGCCTGCAGTCATCATGGGAACGAATGCTCGGTGGGAACCAATCGAGAAGCAGGACCAGG GTTGGGGGAGAGGGTTCAAGATGGAGTCTGACGCGCACGGTGGAGGAGCCAGCAGTCCAGCAGATGAAGACCCAGGTGCCGTGGAATTTGCAACGGGCACAGCACAGGGCAGCTGCAGCAAGCCTGGTGGCGCTGGTGGCCAGGATGACCCTAGAGACCCAGCTTGCCCTGGTTACGCCGTGAGTCGTGGAGTTCATGGAGGCGCTCGTGTCCTGGCTGGTCCCAGAAGCCCCAGCGCTGCAGGAGAGTCAGGTGGCGCAGCCGGCGCCATTCCGCAGATCCCGGGGCCATCACACGCTCCAGGGCCTGGTGAAGGCGCTGCACCTGGAGCTGCAGTTCTGAGTAACCGAATCCTCCAGTT AAGCCTCAGTGTGCCTTTCTCATCACACGCGGAAGCGGACCTTGCCCGCCACTTCCTGACTACACGTACTCAATTGCGAGGGCGGATTCGGAAGGAGCTCTACGTTAATGGCCGCATGATGGTTCT CCGATTGACTGCTGAAGACCCTGGCCTGCTCCAGAACTCCATCGTCTTCTGTCTGGAGCAGCTTTCCCTGGTGATGCGGTCCTTGCAGGACTATGGGGCCCCCGTTTCTCGGCACAGAAGAGGGGTTTAA
- the LOC132344268 gene encoding cancer/testis antigen 1-like: MESDTHSGGASRPADEDPGAVEFATGTAQGSCSEPGGAGGQDDPRDPACPDSSVSRGVHGGARVLAGPRSPSAAGESGGAAGAIPQIPGPSHAPGPGEGAAPGAAVLSNRILQLSLSVPFSSHAEADLARHFLTTRTQLRGRIRKELYVNGRMMVLRLTAEDPGLLQRSIGFCLEQLSLVIRSLQHYGAPFLGTEEGFKPTLCAVASGVIPQGIAFCSTLIGLHLMSVLLLGAQCLHSLFGDC, from the exons ATGGAGTCCGACACGCACAGTGGAGGAGCCAGCAGGCCAGCAGATGAAGACCCAGGTGCCGTGGAATTTGCAACGGGCACAGCACAGGGCAGCTGCAGCGAGCCGGGTGGCGCTGGTGGCCAGGATGACCCTAGAGACCCAGCTTGCCCTGATTCCTCTGTGAGTCGTGGAGTTCATGGAGGCGCTCGTGTCCTGGCTGGTCCCAGAAGCCCCAGCGCTGCAGGAGAGTCAGGTGGCGCAGCCGGCGCCATTCCGCAGATCCCGGGGCCATCACACGCTCCAGGGCCTGGTGAAGGCGCTGCACCTGGAGCTGCAGTTCTGAGTAACCGAATCCTCCAGTT AAGCCTCAGTGTGCCTTTCTCATCACACGCGGAAGCGGACCTTGCCCGCCACTTCCTGACTACACGTACTCAATTGCGAGGGCGGATTCGGAAGGAGCTCTACGTTAATGGCCGCATGATGGTTCT CCGATTGACTGCTGAAGACCCTGGCCTGCTCCAGAGGTCCATCGGTTTCTGTCTGGAGCAGCTTTCCCTGGTGATACGGTCCTTGCAGCACTATGGGGCCCCGTTTCTCGGCACGGAAGAGGGGTTTAAACCTACCCTGTGTGCCGTAGCTTCAGGTGTCATTCCCCAGGGCATTGCTTTCTGCAGTACTTTGATCGGGCTTCATCTCATGTCTGTGCTGCTTTTGGGGGCTCAGTGTCTACATAGTTTGTTTGGTGATTGTTAA